A single region of the Montipora capricornis isolate CH-2021 chromosome 13, ASM3666992v2, whole genome shotgun sequence genome encodes:
- the LOC138028898 gene encoding ubiquitin carboxyl-terminal hydrolase 2-like isoform X2, giving the protein MPISRGSSDGLAGLRNLGNTCFMNSILQCLSHTKPLTEQLLKSQRLKGKLIQAYVELIKSMWKTSSNEVLSPHTFKTQIQRFAPRFMGYSQQDAQEFLRFLLEGLHDDLNEIKPKPKYRQCEFPDSFSELQIAEKSWESYLSVDKSLMTDLFVGQLKSKLTFCSCNHTSVTFDPFWDLSIPIPRKMSSSSSSSVGRRYSGTDDGDVTIIDCMRSFTKEEVLNGDEQPTCDKCKGKGKATKKFSIQRFPPILVLHLKRFSGFSYRSKLQSNVDFPLSLDLTEFSSDPEKINPVTYSLYAVSNHSGSTYAGHYTAYCKHPISKDWHCFNDSRVDPISPSRVRGNQAYILFYERENRKSSL; this is encoded by the exons TGTTTCATGAATTCAATCCTCCAATGTTTGAGTCACACAAAACCATTAACAGAACAACTCCTGAAAAGTCAACGCTTAAAGGGAAAGCTTATTCAAG CATATGTAGAATTGATCAAGTCTATGTGGAAGACAAGCAGTAATGAAGTACTGTCTCCACATACATTTAAGACACAAATTCAAAGATTTGCACCACGATTCATGGGATACAG CCAGCAAGATGCACAGGAATTTTTACGCTTTCTTTTGGAAGGACTTCATGATGACTTAAATGAAATTAAACCCAAGCCAAAATACAGGCAATGTGAATTTCCAGACTCCTTTAG TGAACTTCAGATTGCAGAGAAATCTTGGGAGAGCTATCTTTCTGTAGACAAAAGTTTAATGACTG ATCTGTTTGTTGGACAGTTGAAAAGCAAGTTAACATTCTGTTCATGTAATCACACATCGGTCACATTTGATCCATTTTGGGATTTGTCAATTCCTATTCCAAGG AAAATGTCGTCCTCATCGTCGTCCTCTGTAGGAAGAAGATACAGCGGAACAGATGATGGTGATGTCACCATCATAGACTGCATGCGATCTTTCACTAAAGAGGAAGTATTGAATGGTGACGAGCAGCCT ACATGCGACAAGTGTAAAGGCAAGGGCAAAGCGACTAAGAAGTTCTCAATCCAGAGATTTCCACCAATTCTAGTTTTAC ACCTAAAGCGTTTCTCTGGCTTCAGTTATCGTTCAAAGCTTCAATCAAACGTTGATTTTCCATTGTCATTGGATCTTACAGAATTCTCCTCTGATCCTGAAA AAATAAATCCAGTCACATATTCGCTGTATGCAGTGTCAAACCACTCAGGAAGCACGTATGCAGGCCACTACACGGCTTACTGTAAACACCCAATAAGCAAGGACTGGCACTGCTTTAATGATTCTCG GGTGGACCCCATTTCGCCTTCAAGGGTGCGAGGAAATCAAGCCTACATCCTGTTTTATGAGAGAGAGAACCGAAAGTCGTCACTCTGA
- the LOC138028904 gene encoding synaptic vesicle membrane protein VAT-1 homolog isoform X1 — protein sequence MIRIASAGGYDKLVYFPLADGEYTEGANIKLNKDIKDEDLVIVKTYACGVNYADVCIRWGLYESAKKFVGWPITPGFEFSGEIESKGENVKEFEIGDKVFGVSLFGGYSKRIRVPKRQLFKLPEKLDEYEAAGFLTVALTAWYGMFELARPRAGSWILVHSAAGGVGTMLVQLAKISGCRVVGVVGASHKVDLVKQLGCDHVIDKSKEDLWKAAESFSAEGYQVVFDANGVETLQESYMHLAPGGKLVVYGFHTMLPRSSEGASGAFSLWQWIKLGWNYRSTPTFNPLTMTSENKSVMAFNLSFLFDRDDILKESMSQLLYWEK from the exons ATGATCCGAATCGCATCAGCTGGTGGCTACGATAAGCTAGTTTATTTTCCTCTAGCGGACGGCGAATATACAGAGGGAGCTAACATTAAACTCAATAAAGATATCAAAGACGAAGACCTTGTGATCGTCAAAACATACGCTTGTGGTGTCAACTACGCTGATGTCTGTATTCGCTGGGGTTTGTATGAGTCAGCTAAGAAATTCGTGGGATGGCCGATAACTCCTGGCTTTGAATTCAGTGGAGAGATTGAAAGCAAGGGTGAGAATGTCAAGGAATTCGAGATCGGGGATAAAGTTTTTGGTGTGTCTCTCTTTGGAGGATACTCGAAACGGATTCGAGTACCGAAGCGTCAGCTATTTAAGCTACCGGAGAAACTTGATGAGTATGAAGCAGCTGGATTTTTAACAGTGGCACTTACTGCCTGGTATGGGATGTTTGAACTTGCAAGACCGAGAGCCGGTAGCTGGATCTTAGTGCATTCTGCCGCAGGAGGGGTGGGAACTATGTTGGTACAACTTGCAAAGATAAGCGGATGCCGTGTGGTGGGTGTTGTTGGTGCAAGTCATAAAGTTGATCTTGTCAAGCAATTGG GCTGTGATCATGTCATTGATAAATCCAAGGAGGATCTCTGGAAAGCTGCTGAATCCTTTTCTGCTGAAGGTTACCAAGTTGTGTTTGATGCCAATGGTGTGGAAACTTTGCAAGAGAGCTACATGCACTTGGCACCTGGTGGCAAGCTTGTAGTTTATG GTTTCCACACAATGCTTCCGAGATCCAGCGAGGGGGCTTCTGGTGCGTTTAGCCTCTGGCAGTGGATAAAATTGGGCTGGAACTACAGATCAACACCTACTTTTAACCCTCTCACG ATgacaagtgaaaataaaagtgtGATGGCATTCAACCTGAGCTTCCTGTTTGATCGTGATGACATTTTGAAAGAGAGCATGTCACAGCTTCTTTACTGGGAGAAATAA
- the LOC138028904 gene encoding synaptic vesicle membrane protein VAT-1 homolog isoform X2, with product MIRIASAGGYDKLVYFPLADGEYTEGANIKLNKDIKDEDLVIVKTYACGVNYADVCIRWGLYESAKKFVGWPITPGFEFSGEIESKGENVKEFEIGDKVFGVSLFGGYSKRIRVPKRQLFKLPEKLDEYEAAGFLTVALTAWYGMFELARPRAGSWILVHSAAGGVGTMLVQLAKISGCRVVGVVGASHKVDLVKQLGCDHVIDKSKEDLWKAAESFSAEGYQVVFDANGVETLQESYMHLAPGGKLVVYDDK from the exons ATGATCCGAATCGCATCAGCTGGTGGCTACGATAAGCTAGTTTATTTTCCTCTAGCGGACGGCGAATATACAGAGGGAGCTAACATTAAACTCAATAAAGATATCAAAGACGAAGACCTTGTGATCGTCAAAACATACGCTTGTGGTGTCAACTACGCTGATGTCTGTATTCGCTGGGGTTTGTATGAGTCAGCTAAGAAATTCGTGGGATGGCCGATAACTCCTGGCTTTGAATTCAGTGGAGAGATTGAAAGCAAGGGTGAGAATGTCAAGGAATTCGAGATCGGGGATAAAGTTTTTGGTGTGTCTCTCTTTGGAGGATACTCGAAACGGATTCGAGTACCGAAGCGTCAGCTATTTAAGCTACCGGAGAAACTTGATGAGTATGAAGCAGCTGGATTTTTAACAGTGGCACTTACTGCCTGGTATGGGATGTTTGAACTTGCAAGACCGAGAGCCGGTAGCTGGATCTTAGTGCATTCTGCCGCAGGAGGGGTGGGAACTATGTTGGTACAACTTGCAAAGATAAGCGGATGCCGTGTGGTGGGTGTTGTTGGTGCAAGTCATAAAGTTGATCTTGTCAAGCAATTGG GCTGTGATCATGTCATTGATAAATCCAAGGAGGATCTCTGGAAAGCTGCTGAATCCTTTTCTGCTGAAGGTTACCAAGTTGTGTTTGATGCCAATGGTGTGGAAACTTTGCAAGAGAGCTACATGCACTTGGCACCTGGTGGCAAGCTTGTAGTTTATG ATgacaagtga